GTTGTAATCTGAAATGCTTCTGGAATATTTGAAAAAGGTGTTTTCATTTGTGGACTATTAAAATATTATACAGCTAATTTCATACAAAAAATTAACGTAAACAATTATAAACAAAAGATTTAGCGATTTATCACATATTTAAACTTTTAAATATCTATAACTCATTACTAAAACGTTTTAGCAAAAAAATAATTCATTTTTAAAAATAAAAAAAAGGAAATACTATACTAAAAACTGAAATAAATCAGGCTTATCATTTAGATAATCTCCATAAAAATTGTGGCGTTTCATTTTAGTAATTAATGGTTCTAAATCGTTTGGAGATTTTAACTCAATTCCAACCACAGCAACATCGTTTTCACGGTTTGCTTTTTTAGTGTATTCAAAATGAGTAATATCATCTGTATCACCTAAAATATCAACAACAAAATCTCTTAATGCTCCTGAACGCTGTGGAAACTTAACTATAAAATAGTGCTTTAAATCAGCATGTAATAACGCACGTTCTTTAATTTCTGCAGTACGCGTAATATCATTATTACTTCCGCTTATAACACAAACTACATTTTTACCTTTAATTTCTTCTTTAAAATACTCTAAAGCAGATAAACTTAAAACTCCTGCAGGCTCTGCTACAATCGCTTCTTTATTGTATAAATCTAAAATGGTTTGGCAAATCTTACCTTCATCTACGGTAACTACACGATGTAATGTTTCTTTACAAATGGCGAAATTTAAATCACCAACACGCTTAACCGCAGCACCATCTACAAAACTATCGATCTCTTCTAACTCGGTGTTTTTATTATTTCTTATTGACGTTAACATCGAAGGCGCCCCTTTTGGCTCTACACCTATAATTTTTGTCTGTGGTGATAACAACTTAAAAACAGAGGATAACCCTGAAGACAAACCTCCGCCTCCAATAGGTACAAAAACGTAATCTATTGGGTGAAACTCCGTTTGATCTATAATCTCTAAACCAACCGTTGCTTGACCTTCTATAACTTTTTTATCATTAAATGGATGAATAAACGCTTTGTTTAAACGCTCGCAATCTTCCATTGCGGCATGATAAGCATCATCAAACGTATCGCCTACTAAAACCACCTCTATATAATCTTCTCCAAACATTTTAACCTGTTCCACCTTTTGATTTGGTGTTGGA
This portion of the Olleya sp. Bg11-27 genome encodes:
- the ilvA gene encoding threonine ammonia-lyase IlvA, with amino-acid sequence MEETKITYRPTLEAVEAAAEKLRGVATVTPLISNMRYSKQFEANIMFKREDLQQVRSYKIRGAYNKMSSLTEAEAKKGIVCASAGNHAQGVALSCKLLKIKGTIFMPSPTPNQKVEQVKMFGEDYIEVVLVGDTFDDAYHAAMEDCERLNKAFIHPFNDKKVIEGQATVGLEIIDQTEFHPIDYVFVPIGGGGLSSGLSSVFKLLSPQTKIIGVEPKGAPSMLTSIRNNKNTELEEIDSFVDGAAVKRVGDLNFAICKETLHRVVTVDEGKICQTILDLYNKEAIVAEPAGVLSLSALEYFKEEIKGKNVVCVISGSNNDITRTAEIKERALLHADLKHYFIVKFPQRSGALRDFVVDILGDTDDITHFEYTKKANRENDVAVVGIELKSPNDLEPLITKMKRHNFYGDYLNDKPDLFQFLV